The DNA segment CACTGCAATCCGCTCCTCGAAGGGCTCGACGGTGCGAGCGAACTGTCGGGAGCCGGTGCCGCGTACCTCGTCGCGAGAGCGATGGCAGAAGAGACCGATCTCGCGACGGCCACCGAAGCGAGGGCCGACGGCGAGACCGTGGCCACGACCGTCCAGCCGGACAATCGCGACCTGGCCGCTCTCGCCGTCGTCGGCGCCGTCGGCGACATGCAAGCGTCGGGCGGCGAACTCCACGGCGCGAACGCCCAGATCGTGGCCGAGGGGGTCGACGCCGGCGTCCTGGAGGCCGGCACCGACCTCGCCCTCTACGGCACGCAGACGCGACCCTTGCCGAAGTTACTCGAGTACGCCACCGACGTCCGCATTCCCGGTATCTCGAACGACCAGGGTGGCGCCATGCGTTTTCTCGACGGCCTCGATCTCGACCTGCGCGACGGGGGCGAGTGGCGGTGCTGGGGCGACCTCTCCCCCGACGAGCAGCAAACGGTCGCCAGTGCACTCGTCAAGCACGCCATCTCCCGCGGCGTCCCCGCCGACAAGATCGACGGTCTCGTCGGGACGAGTTACCAGCTCACCGCCGAATCGCCCGGGACCGAACTCCGGGCCGCGAGCGAGTTCTCGACCCTGTTGAACGCCACGGCCCGGTACGAGCGCGCCGACGTCGGCCTCGCGGTCTGTCTGGGCGATCGCGGCGACGCGCTCGAACGCGCTCGCGAACTCCTCCGGTCGCACCGGCGCAACCTCTCCGACGGGATCGATCTCGTGACGACCGAAGGCGTCACCAGAGAGGACCACGTCCAGTGGTTTCACGCCGGCGACCGGATCCGAGAGACGATCGTCGGCATCGTCGCCGGGATGGCCCTCGGCAACGACGGCGTCGCTCGCGATCGACCCATCCTCGCCTTCGCCGAGAAGGCCGACGAACCCGACGCAGTGAAGGTTTCCGGTCGCGGCACCCACACGCTCGTCCGCCAGGGACTGGACCTCTCCGCCGTCCTCGGCGAGGCCGCACGCCACGTCGACGGCGACGGCGGTGGACACGACGTCGCCGCCGGCGCGACCGTTCCCGCGGGTCGCGAACCCGACTTTTTACAACGTGCCGACGTGCTCGTCGGCGAGCAACTCGGACGCCGCGGGTGAGTCGGTCCACGACGATCGGACGAAGTCGTCTCGTCGAAGCATCGTCCCGTCTGCTCGCCCCCGATGAATCTCATACCACGATACGAAATGTCGGATCATCCGACGCTACGCCGGTCACCGCGGCTCGCCGAACGCGTCTCGCGAGGGTCCGTCAGAGTCGGACGTTCGAACCGTCGTCTTCTCGATGATGACGAAAAACGTTCGTCGTCGGCTACGGATCCCTCCAGATACGGACGAGCGCCAGTAACGAACCGACCCTGACGAACCCGGGCTGGACGGGCAGTACGCCGTCGCCGGGTGTCGAACGGACGTCGAACCGTCGCGTCGGCAACGGGGCCGGTCGAACGCGGATGGCAAAGAGTCCGGGCGACCCCGACTCGAGCGCCCCACGCACGAGGGTGTACGGCAACCCCTCACCGTCGTCGAGAAGATAGAGCGAGGAAGAGAGTCGCCCGACGGGTACCGTCAGACCTGCATTTCGGTACAGAACAACCTGGACTCGCGCGTGTGTAACGACCCCACCCCACTGCAATCGATGTACTCGCACCGGTCGCCTGCGGACCCGAAATCGTCGCGACTGCCGACCGAGTACGCTTCTTCACGGCGAGGGTCTCGGTCGAAGCCCTGACCCTCGCTTACGACCGGCCCAGCCGGGGTGAGCGAGCGATCGATGCGGTGATGGCAAGTGGTGTCGTCGATGTCCGACTGGCGTACCCGCAGTTCGCGGACCGGTTCTGGGCGACACCAAAACGGAGTGAGCGTCCGCATCCCGGTCCGACGAGGTGCTTTCGTACAGACGTGTCATCGCCGACGCATCTCCTGTCGGTCGTAGACGACAACGGCACCCCAGGCAACGGCCGAAAGCGAAGCGGCAGGGTCGCCAGTGTGCGCAGGAGGCGTTCGAACGGGATCGTGACGGTTCCGATCGTCCCCACAGCACGGCGCGACCACCGTTCCGGTGCCGGCCGTCGATGTGACGATTCCGACCGGAGCGCGGGACGTTCGAAATTCAATATAGCAGTATACGATATAATATTTGAGTGAGTGGTCAGCACTACGGACCGGCTCGCGGAGACCCCGTCCACGGGTACAGCGACTATCGAGCGTAGCGCAACCGAGCCGACATCTGTAGATCGTCCAAGTCCGACCGAAAGCCGACCAACGTCGGCGTACCCCGGCGAATCCAAGGCCCTACGTCACCCGAGTGAGCGGAGCCCGATCAACCGGACGGCCACAACCCATCGTGTGTAGTCGACGATGTGCCGATCGTCCGACGTTCGACCGGGTCGCGAGGAGCAACACCGACCGAGCGGGAAGAGAACGCATCGAGCGCCCTGAGGCCGGAAATCGAGCTACCGGGCAGAGCATACCCAGCCATCGGACGAACAATCCGATAGTCGCCGATCGGCTACGCCTGCCAGCGAAGGAGCAGGCACTCCGGCACTTCAGACCGCCATTACGAGGGCGTGACAGGTCCCGGAGCCGCATCCGTTGGACCGACACCATCGTGGACGTACCCGACGAACAGTGGACGGTCGCGACCATCGGAATCTCTTCACTCGACACTTATAGTAAATCGTATATCGCGATATAGAATGTGAGTGGGTACGATCCAGCGGGGCGTCCAGGCGCTCACACCTCGTCGAATTCGGCGCGAAACAGGCGACAGACGCCGATCGGGTCGGCGACGTCGGGAAGTTGCCGGTGCAGGGATTCGAGGTGCGACCGAAGTTTCGCCTGTAACTCCGCGCGCGTCGCGGCACGTAGAAGCGGGTCGGTCACGGCACACTCGCCAACATCGTACCGGAGTCGCAGCTCCCAGCACCGATGGACGCCTAGTCGAGCGTCCGGATCATCGGTGGTGACACTGACCAGTTCCAACGAAAAATCGCCATCGTCACACCGGATCACCACACGCCCCGGCGATACGGGTCCGACGGACCACCCCGGCGGGAGGAGTTCACCGGGAAACCCGTCCCACTCCAGTGACATGGGTCGACCGATGCCAGCAGTCTGAATGTGGGTTGGGCTTGCGCACGCAACTCGATGGGTAAACAAGTCGTAGTACTCGTCCGACAGCGAGGGGGATGATTGGGCCCGTCCGATCGTCCGACTTTTAGCCGACTGGTACGTCGAGACGGACATGGCCGACTTCGATCCGGAGAAATTCGAGGACAAGTACGCGAACTACTTCCCCGAACTCCAGCAGGCGTACAAGAACGCGTTCAATCGGATGAACGACCGGTACGATTCGCAGCTGGTCCACGCGATCGACCAGCAGGTGTTGAACGAGAGCGAACCGTTCTACGAGGGTGACGGGGAGTTCCGCATCGAATTACCGGATGATCCGTACGATCGGCTTCAGGGCGTCGTCGTCCCCCAAGAGAAGTTCGAGGACGTCCTCGAGGTACACGTCGAAGAGATCGAGTCGGAACTCCGACGCGTGTTCGGATTCGCCTGATCGGACGACTGGCCTATCGGAACACACGTCCAACCTGCCCCTGCTGACTGCCAAGAGCTCGAACCGACACCCGACTGTCCGACACCACCCGAACGGGAGCGACGGAAGGCCTAAGGAGGTTCGCGCCCAAGCAAATTCTATGAGCACGGAGACCCAGGAGGGAGACGACCTGGAAGAGCGCGTCGCCAACTTCCTGCGACGTAACTTCCCGCAGATTCAGATGCACGGCGGCAGTGCCGCGATACAGGACATCGATCGCGAGACGGGCGAGGTCTCGATCGCGCTCGGCGGCGCCTGCAGCGGCTGTGGCATCTCGCCGATGACGATCCAGGCGATCAAGAGCCGGATGGTCAAGGAGATACCGGAGATCACGCAGGTCAACGCCCACACCGGCATGGACGACGGTGGCATGGGAGGCGGCGGGATGAGCCCGTCGTTCCCCGGCGAAACCGTCGACGACGAGGACGACGACGAAGGCCCGCAGGCACCGTTCTAGGGTTCGGATCGGTACGGCGGCGTTTTGCCACGATCGAAATCAGCCGAGAGCGGCGCACTCGTGCGTGCGAGGACGATATTCTCGAACGAGTTGCGTATCGACGAGGGCGTTCACCAGCCGGCGAGTCGAACGACAACCAGCCTTGTAGTCGAAAGAAACCCCCGCGCCGAATTCCGTATCGTCGCATAGAGTGTATTCACACCTTCGGGTGACGAAATTCTCGCGCACGCACTCTCGACGTCTTCGAGACCGGCAGGGACGACGCAGCAAAGCGTGCGGCGATACGAGCGCTGATCAGAGAAGCGAGGGGAGCCGGCACAGGAGACCCGGAGAGATAGGAGGGGCCCACGTTGTGCAGGGAGTTTCTGCGATGCACGCAGGAGCTCGCCTTCGCGGCGCTCACGTGGCGGCTTCGTCCCACGGCATTGGCGGTCGGTTTCACCGGCCGCCCTCTCGACGAACCCCGGCATCCGCAAGAACGGAAGGACCCTTTTCAAGATCACGAGAGGGCTGTGGAGCGTTGGTATGTAGAACGTTGGTAACACGAACGGTTCGCGCGCGCGTGTGAAACACTACTACCGACCCACGTTACCACCGATCCACGGATGCCCCCAACCGGTACTGCGACCGTCGATCTTCCAACCCTGGGACCCCAGGATCGAGTCGGGCCGGATCCCGCACACCCGGGCGAACTAGACGCCAGTCGACCGATCAGCCGAGCACTCCGATCACGACGGTGCCGGCACGAGTACGAGACAGTTCGTCCGATAACCGATATCGGTCGGTCCCGTTCGCGATCCGCCCGTGTTCGCTTACGAGACCCTCGTCCGCGTCGGAGTCTGGTGATGTCGTTTCGCCCAGTATCGGCCGTACCACCCACCGTACCTGGTCTGGATCGTTGACACTGCCGTTGAGGTCCTCGAACAATCCGCAGGGAGCGGACCGATACCGGCCAGACGCGCAATCCACTTATATATTGAAGCGTATTCCACTATACCAAAATATGTGGCGAAGCGAACGACGGGTGAGACTGGAGTCGAATTCTGCCCACAACCGAAATTCGGCTGGCAGTACAGACCACGGGGGCCGAATTGGTCACTGACGGGCGGGTTCGACCGGAGAGGTGAACGGAGAACGCGGCGTTCGTCGATGATGGTACCCGACGGATTCGCGAGCAAGTACACCCGTGGCGTCGTTACCGGAGTCCGCGACCGGATTCCCAGGCTCTGATCGCGCCTGCCAGCGTCCGGTTCGTCGGCGTTTTCACGTCCACCTCTTCCGCACGGTCTACCACGTAGCCCGAGATGGCGTCGACTTCGGTTCGAGAGTCGTTTTCGACGTCCTGAAGCATCGACGAGCGGTTGTCGGCCGTGGCCGACGCGACGGATTCGAGCGCCGCCACTGCATCGTGATCGGCCAGTTCGACGCCGTCCGCACGAGCGACGCGCGCCGTCTCGCGGGCCGCCGAAGCGGCGATGTCGGCCGCCGGCGAGTCGAGAATCGCCCCGTTCTCGACCCGTGCGAGTGCGGTGATCGGATTGATCGCGGCGTTGACGGCGAGTTTACGCCACAGGCGACGGGGCATGTCCGTCGCGACGGTCGTCTCGATCCCGGCAGCGTCGAACGCCGCGCCCGTGTGATCGGCGAGCGGGTCGGTGCCCCCGTCGCGTGGCCCCA comes from the Halovivax cerinus genome and includes:
- a CDS encoding single-stranded-DNA-specific exonuclease RecJ, producing the protein MAGPVAALEDRAVACARRLQTADRVLLASHIDADGLTSAAVAASALERAGLPFEVVFEKQLDEDAIAHVARTDYETVWFTDFGSGQLDVITDYADEAGFTPVIADHHQPADADTEFHCNPLLEGLDGASELSGAGAAYLVARAMAEETDLATATEARADGETVATTVQPDNRDLAALAVVGAVGDMQASGGELHGANAQIVAEGVDAGVLEAGTDLALYGTQTRPLPKLLEYATDVRIPGISNDQGGAMRFLDGLDLDLRDGGEWRCWGDLSPDEQQTVASALVKHAISRGVPADKIDGLVGTSYQLTAESPGTELRAASEFSTLLNATARYERADVGLAVCLGDRGDALERARELLRSHRRNLSDGIDLVTTEGVTREDHVQWFHAGDRIRETIVGIVAGMALGNDGVARDRPILAFAEKADEPDAVKVSGRGTHTLVRQGLDLSAVLGEAARHVDGDGGGHDVAAGATVPAGREPDFLQRADVLVGEQLGRRG
- a CDS encoding DUF5783 family protein, whose product is MADFDPEKFEDKYANYFPELQQAYKNAFNRMNDRYDSQLVHAIDQQVLNESEPFYEGDGEFRIELPDDPYDRLQGVVVPQEKFEDVLEVHVEEIESELRRVFGFA
- a CDS encoding NifU family protein, translating into MSTETQEGDDLEERVANFLRRNFPQIQMHGGSAAIQDIDRETGEVSIALGGACSGCGISPMTIQAIKSRMVKEIPEITQVNAHTGMDDGGMGGGGMSPSFPGETVDDEDDDEGPQAPF
- a CDS encoding ketopantoate reductase family protein; this translates as MDIVVFGAGSLGSLVGGLLAREHDVTLVGRNPHVERIEGDGLTIDGQLDVRVTPTATTDGTDLTADLAVVAVKAFDTDAAARTLATGSFDAALSLQNGMGNEATLASHIDCPVLAGTITYGAMLVAPGRVECTGIGHLVVGPRDGGTDPLADHTGAAFDAAGIETTVATDMPRRLWRKLAVNAAINPITALARVENGAILDSPAADIAASAARETARVARADGVELADHDAVAALESVASATADNRSSMLQDVENDSRTEVDAISGYVVDRAEEVDVKTPTNRTLAGAIRAWESGRGLR